A window of Treponema pectinovorum contains these coding sequences:
- a CDS encoding LolA family protein: protein MKKILFLVAFICFCSTAFSQNILTAAAFFQTVSAEYEKINDCEANMSIRAPKTSMEGKFSFKKPNLLRIDFSKPEDQVICFNGDMLTIYLPGQAAILNQSVGSSPNNAANLATPQGLALMSRYYSVAYEVGQESVPLEEGSSEMVIKLVLSRRNSTEAFRYINLAISPDTKLIRRIEAVTPQNERFRFDFSNYSINKGISDQRFIYDPPTSANNYNNFLFTEQ, encoded by the coding sequence ATGAAAAAAATTCTTTTTTTAGTGGCATTTATTTGTTTTTGCTCAACCGCTTTTTCTCAAAATATACTTACGGCGGCCGCATTCTTTCAGACAGTTTCTGCCGAGTACGAAAAGATAAACGACTGCGAAGCGAATATGTCTATACGAGCACCTAAAACTTCGATGGAAGGCAAGTTTTCTTTTAAAAAGCCAAATCTTTTACGCATAGATTTTTCAAAACCAGAAGACCAAGTTATCTGCTTTAATGGCGATATGCTTACGATTTATCTTCCGGGGCAGGCTGCAATTTTAAATCAGTCTGTGGGTTCTTCTCCTAATAACGCAGCAAATCTTGCAACTCCACAGGGGCTTGCTCTTATGTCGCGCTATTATTCAGTTGCTTACGAAGTTGGGCAGGAAAGTGTGCCTTTAGAAGAGGGAAGCAGCGAGATGGTTATAAAATTGGTTTTGAGTCGCAGAAATTCAACAGAGGCTTTCCGTTATATAAACCTTGCAATCTCGCCAGACACAAAATTGATAAGGCGAATTGAAGCAGTAACTCCACAGAACGAAAGATTCCGATTCGATTTTTCAAATTATTCTATAAACAAAGGAATTTCTGATCAGAGGTTTATATACGATCCTCCGACATCTGCAAATAACTACAACAATTTTTTGTTTACAGAACAATGA
- a CDS encoding helix-turn-helix domain-containing protein translates to MESYGAILRKKREEKGLDFDTISRDTSIASNYLKALEEEDSAAFPGEPYLVGFLRNYSEYLELDTPRLLQLYHSKVLQESPVPAGLIVHERPKYVFPLIIALVCVFCLAGVFGAIFYAKHKTSKNASEYSLQKSVGTKRYELSEKPLQARLYKGDQLILGTLAGNVVVTVANTQNTLGLETPAGIQYIELSEELEVDVDGDSVPEMIVYVSDVSSDSNDRGAEVRILLKSEKNAVLGETKTSEIPNAQDLPENKKRIVIFEDTRAYPFTIRADFRAGCVFRYRVDRKDAEEDYFANGDTVNMTANNGVRMWISNGNTVKLQIFADSKTYDLGVTKAGEVIVQDIRWIKDTDGKYKLVINEIE, encoded by the coding sequence ATGGAAAGTTACGGAGCAATTTTAAGAAAAAAGCGAGAAGAAAAAGGTCTGGATTTTGATACGATTTCCAGAGACACTTCAATCGCTTCGAATTATCTTAAAGCTCTTGAAGAAGAAGATTCCGCAGCGTTTCCTGGAGAGCCTTATCTTGTAGGTTTTTTGAGAAATTACTCGGAGTATCTTGAACTCGACACTCCAAGACTTCTTCAACTTTACCATTCAAAAGTTTTGCAAGAATCTCCTGTGCCGGCAGGTCTTATCGTTCATGAAAGGCCAAAATATGTTTTTCCTCTTATAATCGCGCTTGTTTGCGTTTTTTGTTTGGCAGGAGTTTTTGGAGCAATTTTTTATGCAAAACACAAGACTTCAAAAAACGCTTCTGAGTATTCGCTTCAAAAATCTGTAGGAACAAAGCGATATGAACTTTCAGAAAAACCTTTGCAAGCACGCTTATACAAAGGTGATCAGTTGATTTTGGGAACTCTTGCTGGAAATGTTGTTGTTACAGTTGCGAATACTCAAAATACTTTGGGCTTAGAAACTCCGGCGGGCATTCAATATATAGAACTTTCGGAAGAACTTGAGGTCGATGTTGACGGCGATTCCGTTCCAGAAATGATTGTTTACGTTTCTGATGTTTCTTCGGATTCAAATGACAGAGGAGCGGAAGTGAGAATTCTTTTAAAGAGCGAAAAAAATGCGGTTTTAGGCGAAACAAAAACTTCCGAAATTCCAAATGCACAAGACTTGCCAGAAAATAAAAAACGAATTGTAATTTTTGAAGACACAAGAGCATATCCGTTTACAATTCGTGCGGATTTTAGAGCAGGTTGTGTGTTCCGTTATAGAGTAGATAGAAAAGATGCTGAAGAAGATTATTTTGCAAACGGCGACACCGTAAATATGACTGCAAACAATGGAGTTAGAATGTGGATTTCTAACGGAAATACCGTAAAATTGCAGATTTTTGCCGATTCTAAAACTTACGATTTGGGCGTAACAAAGGCCGGCGAAGTTATTGTTCAAGATATACGCTGGATAAAAGACACCGACGGAAAATACAAATTGGTGATAAATGAAATCGAGTAA
- the rimO gene encoding 30S ribosomal protein S12 methylthiotransferase RimO — protein sequence MKSSKFFIDQHGCAKNQVDGEILISHLTSTNEWIQTFDPAQADLIIVNSCGFIESAKAECLNAVLSARKDYPNAKILLAGCLAERYAKDLDKSLPEADGFFGNGELSNVVQTAKAVMENKRPVHKFAQKGVCGAQRNLLLSFAGTAFVKITEGCNNRCSFCAIPLIRGELRSRLATEIIEEIKELVSKGIYEINLIGQDLAAYGTGSEDNVFGNGRTYLPNGTPGSDAFLEQSKAGESGLCALLKMISSIDGEFRLRLLYIHPDHFNEDILPVIKNDERILPYFDIPFQSGDDRIISQMHRTGNRKDYIGIIEKIRSYFPEAAIRTTFLAGFPGETQDEAQNTLDFLSAARTDWSGCFPYSREDDTPAYDFKKQVPHKTALLRSQKLVATQEKITEERLKSRTGKDYDVLIEEVLSKNEDSPNEGIAIGRAWFQAPEVDGSVVVNFDRSNPKELEAVRAGRLVRVHINSAGSVDLNGDFVADSPLNKKIKQPKLEFAQEISG from the coding sequence ATGAAATCGAGTAAATTTTTTATAGATCAGCACGGCTGTGCAAAAAATCAAGTTGATGGGGAGATTTTAATCTCTCATCTGACTTCTACAAACGAGTGGATTCAAACTTTTGACCCAGCACAAGCAGATTTGATAATCGTAAATTCCTGTGGCTTTATAGAATCCGCAAAAGCTGAATGTTTGAATGCGGTTTTGTCTGCAAGAAAAGACTATCCAAATGCAAAAATCTTGTTGGCAGGTTGTCTTGCAGAACGCTATGCAAAAGATTTAGATAAAAGTTTGCCAGAAGCAGACGGATTTTTTGGGAACGGGGAGCTTTCAAATGTTGTGCAGACCGCAAAAGCGGTTATGGAAAACAAGCGCCCTGTTCACAAATTTGCTCAAAAAGGAGTTTGTGGAGCACAGAGAAATCTCTTGCTTTCATTTGCAGGAACCGCCTTTGTAAAAATTACGGAAGGATGCAACAATCGCTGCTCATTTTGTGCAATTCCATTAATTCGCGGTGAATTGCGGTCTCGCCTTGCCACAGAAATTATAGAAGAGATAAAAGAGCTTGTATCAAAAGGCATTTACGAGATAAATCTTATTGGGCAAGATTTGGCAGCCTATGGAACTGGTTCGGAGGACAATGTTTTTGGAAATGGGCGCACCTATCTTCCAAATGGAACTCCTGGCTCGGACGCATTTTTAGAGCAAAGCAAGGCAGGAGAATCCGGACTTTGCGCTCTTTTAAAAATGATTTCTTCGATAGATGGCGAATTTCGTTTAAGGCTTTTGTATATTCATCCAGATCATTTTAACGAAGACATTCTTCCTGTTATAAAAAATGATGAAAGGATTTTGCCTTATTTTGACATACCTTTTCAAAGCGGCGATGATAGAATAATTTCTCAAATGCACCGAACTGGAAACAGAAAAGACTACATTGGCATAATCGAAAAAATTCGCTCGTATTTTCCAGAGGCGGCTATAAGGACAACTTTTTTGGCAGGCTTTCCTGGAGAAACTCAAGATGAGGCACAAAATACTTTGGATTTTTTGAGTGCAGCTCGCACAGACTGGTCTGGATGCTTTCCTTATTCGAGGGAAGACGATACTCCAGCATACGATTTTAAAAAACAGGTTCCGCATAAAACCGCTCTCTTACGCTCGCAAAAACTTGTTGCAACTCAAGAAAAAATTACAGAAGAGCGTTTAAAATCTCGCACAGGAAAAGATTACGACGTTTTGATAGAAGAAGTTTTATCAAAAAATGAAGATTCTCCAAACGAAGGAATTGCGATTGGTCGGGCTTGGTTTCAGGCACCAGAAGTTGACGGAAGCGTTGTTGTAAATTTTGACCGTTCAAATCCAAAGGAATTGGAGGCTGTTCGTGCAGGTAGACTCGTTCGAGTTCACATAAACAGTGCAGGTTCGGTCGATTTAAATGGCGATTTTGTTGCAGACAGCCCTTTAAACAAAAAAATAAAACAGCCTAAACTAGAATTTGCTCAGGAAATAAGTGGTTAA
- a CDS encoding ATP-dependent helicase — protein sequence MEDYLKVLNPEQREAVEHEGSPLLILAGAGSGKTRVITTKIAYLIAEKKVDPRQILAVTFTKKAANEMLERAINLEPMANYSQIRTFHSFGAWFLRLYAQVAGISSNFTVYDDDDMVTLVAKSNPNLTRNQASHYAHLISLCKDFCILPDDEVKLKEFEPDKDFPQIYKNYTNRLRETGNVDFGDLILLPMLVLEQNEEVRNRLQNRFRVIMVDEYQDSNVAQFRLLQTLAGTGTYVCVVGDDDQSIYKFRGAEIQNILQFQNHFPNTKIIRLESNYRSYSQILNVAGDIVKNNSGRLGKTLRAERGEGKKPVLAFLPNQDDEASFCAELILETHKMGIPYSDWAILYRTNAQSMGFEAEFLRQKIPYTIVGSLKFYEREEIKDMLCYLALLANPKDELAFRRIVNKPARGIGATSQEKIVQEFRNSLYDESSDGKTAIDYLETCKKLLPTFSKKANSGLSAFIDSMEIFKEKLKANDLGNEANEKIEEKLSELALLENPLENEAESTHKNINKVENLSVLVDLIAEKSGLKEHHASQDEISGTQRVLNIQELSNYAVLYKCTTQGLLDFLEHIELDRTTESEQEEKTEQVTLITIHNTKGLEFNRVVMTGMEFGIFPRQDKYGDELEEERRLCYVGITRAREELYFTACAVRRMYGRVEYMIPSPFLQEIQADRIKIIGHIPFGFKKKEDSSNFSHKGDYGELGLSHPDTESDSVKHKYSRGTKVYHDDYGYGTITSTQTTQDGEFKVFVTFENGSSKTFLPKYQPSALLIIKD from the coding sequence ATGGAAGATTACCTTAAAGTATTAAACCCAGAACAGAGAGAAGCAGTTGAACATGAAGGTTCTCCTCTTTTGATTTTAGCAGGTGCTGGTTCTGGAAAAACTCGCGTAATAACTACAAAAATTGCCTATCTAATAGCAGAAAAAAAAGTCGACCCTCGTCAGATTCTTGCTGTAACTTTTACAAAAAAAGCAGCCAACGAGATGCTAGAGCGCGCCATCAATCTAGAACCCATGGCAAATTATTCGCAGATAAGAACTTTTCACAGTTTTGGAGCGTGGTTTTTACGATTATATGCGCAAGTTGCAGGAATTTCATCAAATTTTACGGTTTATGATGACGACGATATGGTAACTTTGGTTGCAAAATCAAATCCTAACTTAACTCGCAATCAGGCTTCGCATTATGCGCACCTTATAAGTCTTTGCAAGGATTTTTGCATTTTGCCAGATGATGAAGTTAAGTTAAAAGAATTTGAGCCAGATAAGGATTTCCCTCAAATCTACAAAAATTATACAAATCGTTTGCGCGAAACAGGAAATGTTGACTTTGGCGATTTAATTTTGCTTCCGATGCTGGTTTTGGAGCAAAATGAAGAAGTAAGAAACCGTTTGCAAAATCGCTTTAGAGTGATAATGGTAGATGAATATCAGGATTCAAACGTTGCTCAATTTCGGCTTTTGCAAACTCTTGCTGGAACAGGAACTTACGTCTGCGTTGTTGGCGACGATGACCAAAGCATATATAAATTTCGTGGAGCAGAAATTCAGAACATACTGCAATTTCAAAATCATTTTCCAAATACAAAGATAATCCGTTTGGAAAGCAACTATCGTTCATATTCGCAGATTTTAAATGTTGCAGGGGACATTGTAAAAAATAATTCTGGAAGACTCGGTAAAACTTTGCGTGCAGAGCGCGGCGAAGGAAAAAAGCCTGTGCTGGCATTTTTGCCGAATCAGGATGACGAAGCAAGTTTTTGTGCAGAATTGATTTTAGAAACTCATAAGATGGGAATTCCTTATAGCGACTGGGCAATTTTATACAGGACAAATGCGCAGTCGATGGGCTTTGAAGCAGAATTCTTGCGGCAAAAAATCCCTTATACGATTGTGGGCTCGCTCAAATTTTACGAGCGGGAAGAAATAAAGGATATGCTTTGCTATCTTGCGTTACTTGCAAATCCAAAGGATGAACTTGCATTCAGACGGATTGTCAATAAACCTGCGCGAGGAATTGGAGCTACGAGCCAGGAAAAAATCGTGCAGGAATTTAGAAATTCGCTTTACGATGAAAGTTCAGACGGAAAGACAGCAATCGATTATTTAGAGACCTGCAAAAAACTTTTGCCAACATTTTCCAAAAAAGCAAATAGCGGACTTTCTGCTTTTATAGATTCTATGGAAATTTTTAAGGAAAAATTAAAAGCGAACGATTTAGGAAATGAAGCAAACGAAAAAATTGAAGAAAAACTTTCTGAACTTGCACTTTTAGAAAATCCTTTAGAAAACGAAGCTGAATCGACACATAAAAACATAAACAAAGTTGAAAATCTTTCTGTGCTGGTGGATTTAATTGCCGAAAAATCTGGTTTAAAGGAACATCATGCAAGCCAGGATGAAATTTCTGGAACGCAGCGAGTGTTGAATATTCAAGAACTTTCAAATTACGCAGTTCTTTACAAATGCACAACCCAAGGCTTGCTTGATTTTTTGGAACATATAGAATTGGACCGCACCACAGAATCTGAACAGGAAGAAAAAACTGAGCAGGTTACATTGATTACGATTCACAACACAAAGGGGCTTGAGTTTAATAGGGTCGTTATGACAGGGATGGAATTTGGCATTTTTCCTCGGCAGGATAAATACGGCGATGAGCTGGAAGAAGAAAGGCGACTTTGCTATGTGGGAATAACTCGGGCAAGAGAAGAATTGTATTTTACGGCTTGTGCTGTGCGAAGAATGTATGGGCGAGTTGAATATATGATCCCCAGCCCATTTTTGCAGGAAATACAAGCGGACAGGATAAAAATCATAGGACATATTCCATTTGGGTTTAAGAAAAAAGAAGATTCATCAAATTTTTCTCATAAGGGCGATTATGGAGAACTCGGCTTAAGTCATCCTGATACAGAAAGCGATTCTGTAAAACACAAATACAGCCGTGGAACGAAGGTTTACCACGATGATTATGGCTACGGAACGATAACATCCACCCAAACTACACAAGACGGCGAATTTAAAGTCTTTGTAACTTTTGAAAACGGTAGTTCAAAAACCTTTCTTCCAAAATATCAACCTTCCGCTCTTTTAATCATAAAAGATTAA
- a CDS encoding pectate lyase family protein, which yields MKKYFDVLKIFFISAILVFAIGCATDSGGGGSGTQTGGNTNNSGNINTNNNSNAGNNNNNGNTGNSSNDNNNNGGSNDNNGGNSGNDNNGGNATVILVSSIEISGNATIAKDGSMTFTKSVKPLDAANKALLWNSSNEDVAKVDATGKLTGLSVGSTTITATATDGSGVVSNSFDLSVIDNSAIQGAITINSVKGSFESAYVEWTPESSCDGYNVYIQKSGDSSWTKLDSPLVRSYAASAGSTTVDHWRADAVGLSSGTYQFKIVGTLSGTETGAQSVSAIASVENYDRSGFAFTGATTPGAYKADGTLKDGAIVMYVHKDNAKTITYETTRGGGSKTSEGLQGILSESYLKKMTVPLCIRIVGTITSEDFPQSMWGSNKEGLQVKNTSDKGITIEGIGNDATFWGFGILCRDSKYVELRNFAVMCFADDGVSLDTNNLYTWVHNMDFFYGSVGGDADQAKGDGSLDVKGDSKYQTYSYNHFWDSGKMSLCGMKSESGPNYITYHHNWFDHSDSRHPRVRSMSVHVYNNYYDGNAKYGAGATTGSNLFVEGNYFRNCKFPMLSSMQGNDIYAGTPAQSNDYATFSKEAGGFIKAYNNKIVDTINVTSYWPYSGTGTNITKGAVGSIPSGIDTKVQFDAYEVSSRSEKVPGDAVTVNGGFKYSNFDTSVNLGVSESDIDEPEVAKEKVILNAGRLYGGDFEWTFKDSDDTSYDVDTALKAKVVGYKSKMIAVQGGTSNSGSENPGSGEQGGSGSSGGTGEQGGSGQGSGSGSGEQGATAGTIITFTGSGTASSASVTGSWKIKKGKSITYNGVTYDHCVNMESSTEIKINLAAESNVTIVTDTAGKNIKIDNTSHVTGADCTVTQTLTAGLHTITKGDKLLVGCIIVN from the coding sequence ATGAAAAAATATTTTGATGTTTTAAAAATATTTTTCATAAGTGCAATTTTGGTTTTTGCGATTGGCTGTGCAACGGATTCTGGCGGCGGTGGTTCAGGCACTCAAACTGGCGGAAATACCAATAACAGCGGGAATATCAATACAAATAATAACAGTAATGCCGGAAACAATAACAATAATGGCAACACTGGAAATTCCAGCAATGATAATAACAATAACGGAGGCAGTAACGACAACAATGGTGGCAACTCCGGCAACGATAACAACGGCGGTAATGCTACTGTAATTCTTGTTTCTTCAATAGAAATTTCTGGAAATGCGACTATCGCAAAAGACGGCTCAATGACATTTACAAAATCAGTTAAGCCTTTAGACGCTGCTAATAAAGCATTGCTTTGGAATAGTTCCAATGAGGATGTTGCAAAAGTGGATGCTACAGGAAAACTTACTGGTTTGTCAGTTGGAAGCACTACTATAACAGCAACAGCGACAGACGGAAGTGGCGTTGTTTCAAACTCTTTTGACCTTTCTGTAATAGATAATTCAGCAATTCAAGGGGCTATAACAATAAATAGCGTAAAAGGCTCGTTTGAAAGCGCTTATGTAGAATGGACACCAGAATCTTCTTGCGATGGTTACAATGTATACATCCAAAAATCTGGAGATTCTTCTTGGACGAAATTGGATTCTCCTTTGGTTCGCTCATACGCTGCAAGTGCAGGTAGTACAACCGTAGATCACTGGAGAGCAGATGCTGTAGGACTTTCTTCTGGAACGTATCAATTTAAAATTGTTGGAACTCTTTCTGGAACAGAAACAGGCGCCCAATCTGTTAGTGCGATTGCATCTGTAGAAAATTACGATCGATCAGGTTTTGCCTTTACAGGCGCAACTACTCCTGGAGCTTACAAAGCAGATGGAACTTTAAAAGACGGCGCAATAGTTATGTATGTCCATAAAGATAATGCTAAAACAATTACTTATGAAACAACACGAGGAGGTGGAAGTAAAACCTCTGAAGGCTTACAAGGAATTCTTTCAGAGTCATATTTAAAAAAGATGACTGTTCCTCTTTGCATAAGAATTGTGGGTACTATTACAAGCGAAGATTTCCCTCAATCTATGTGGGGTTCTAATAAAGAAGGTTTGCAAGTAAAAAACACTTCTGACAAAGGAATTACCATTGAAGGTATTGGAAACGATGCAACTTTTTGGGGCTTTGGAATTTTGTGCAGAGATAGTAAATATGTAGAACTCCGAAATTTTGCAGTAATGTGCTTTGCAGACGATGGAGTTTCTTTGGATACAAATAACCTCTACACTTGGGTTCACAATATGGACTTTTTCTACGGCTCTGTTGGAGGCGATGCTGACCAAGCAAAAGGCGACGGCTCATTAGATGTAAAAGGAGATTCTAAATACCAAACATATTCATACAATCACTTTTGGGATTCTGGAAAGATGTCTTTGTGTGGTATGAAAAGCGAATCAGGGCCTAACTATATAACTTATCACCACAACTGGTTCGACCATTCTGATTCACGCCATCCTCGCGTAAGGTCGATGAGCGTACACGTATACAACAACTACTACGACGGAAACGCAAAATACGGAGCAGGTGCAACAACAGGCAGCAATCTCTTTGTCGAGGGCAACTACTTCCGCAACTGTAAATTCCCAATGCTGTCTTCTATGCAAGGCAACGACATTTATGCAGGAACTCCTGCTCAAAGCAATGACTATGCAACTTTCTCAAAAGAAGCAGGCGGTTTTATAAAAGCATACAACAACAAGATTGTAGACACCATAAATGTAACTTCTTATTGGCCATATAGCGGAACAGGAACAAACATAACAAAGGGTGCAGTTGGTTCAATTCCAAGCGGAATCGACACAAAAGTTCAATTTGACGCTTACGAAGTTTCATCAAGAAGCGAAAAAGTGCCAGGCGATGCAGTAACTGTAAACGGCGGTTTTAAATATTCTAACTTTGATACTTCTGTAAACTTGGGCGTTAGCGAAAGCGACATAGACGAGCCAGAAGTTGCAAAAGAAAAGGTTATCCTTAATGCAGGAAGGCTTTACGGTGGAGACTTTGAATGGACTTTTAAAGATAGCGATGACACAAGTTACGATGTTGATACAGCTTTAAAAGCAAAGGTTGTTGGCTATAAGTCAAAGATGATTGCTGTACAGGGTGGAACTTCAAACTCTGGTAGCGAGAATCCTGGTTCTGGCGAACAGGGTGGTTCAGGAAGCTCTGGCGGTACAGGAGAGCAAGGTGGTTCTGGGCAGGGAAGTGGCAGTGGCTCAGGCGAACAAGGTGCAACAGCAGGAACAATCATAACCTTTACAGGAAGTGGAACTGCTTCTTCCGCTTCTGTTACAGGTTCTTGGAAGATAAAAAAGGGTAAATCAATCACTTACAACGGTGTTACCTATGACCACTGCGTAAATATGGAGTCTTCAACAGAAATTAAAATCAATCTTGCAGCAGAATCAAATGTTACAATAGTTACAGACACTGCTGGCAAAAATATAAAAATTGACAACACTTCTCATGTAACAGGCGCAGACTGCACTGTAACTCAAACTCTAACTGCTGGCTTGCATACTATAACAAAAGGCGACAAGTTATTGGTTGGCTGCATAATCGTAAATTAA
- the gatC gene encoding Asp-tRNA(Asn)/Glu-tRNA(Gln) amidotransferase subunit GatC, with translation MKTVDETTLENLLQLSRLSPESTEMATLKKQVDEIVGYFEILSKYDDLENPYDAYPSTNSENLRDDTVVAGLEIPDVKQITDKFMDGYFQVPKVLGEGA, from the coding sequence ATGAAAACAGTAGACGAGACAACTCTTGAAAATCTTTTGCAGTTGAGCAGGCTTTCTCCTGAAAGCACCGAAATGGCGACTCTAAAAAAGCAGGTCGACGAAATCGTTGGATATTTTGAGATTCTTTCAAAGTATGACGACTTGGAAAATCCCTACGACGCATATCCTTCAACGAATTCTGAAAATCTTCGCGACGACACGGTTGTTGCAGGTCTTGAAATTCCAGATGTAAAGCAGATTACAGATAAATTTATGGACGGCTACTTTCAGGTTCCAAAAGTTTTGGGCGAAGGTGCTTAA
- the gatA gene encoding Asp-tRNA(Asn)/Glu-tRNA(Gln) amidotransferase subunit GatA: MYTTIEETINALKTAKTTSTALVQYSIENFEKDKGSEKPLNAFLEIYDDVLALAGDADKKIQDAIKAGNVDSLFEKYPLLGIPFANKDNISVKGKKLTCSSKILQGYKAPYNATVINRLKDAGAIPLCRCNQDEFAMGSSTEYSVYGPTRNPINRDYVSGGSSGGSCAAVSANQALFALGTETGGSVRLPASYCGVYGFKPTYGVLSRWGVVAYGSSLDQVGIVAHNPKDIAKSLSVMAGVDFYDDTSSDLTDFQKLRDLKAQDVSKLKIAVPKQFEHAKGMDKDVAKVFEDVKSWFLSKGAKIEVVDLPILDASIASYYVIALSEAASNLSRFDGIRYGNRVDEGGGYDKLYIDTRSQGFGEEVKRRIIIGNYVLSEQFSGQTYKKGMSVRARIQREVAKLFESYDLILCPTCPTPSFKLGEKVDDPLAMYLSDLFTTFVNLARIPSISVPAGFTSKESSSPLMPVGIQFIGKMFDELKVLQTAQAWEEEHKGCGVPVKE, encoded by the coding sequence ATGTACACTACAATCGAAGAAACGATTAACGCATTAAAAACTGCAAAGACAACTTCAACCGCATTGGTTCAATATTCAATAGAAAATTTTGAAAAAGACAAAGGTTCAGAAAAACCGCTCAATGCATTTTTAGAAATTTACGACGACGTTCTTGCACTTGCAGGCGATGCCGACAAAAAAATCCAGGATGCAATCAAAGCTGGCAATGTGGATTCCCTCTTTGAAAAATATCCACTTTTAGGAATTCCATTTGCAAACAAAGATAACATTTCTGTAAAAGGCAAAAAACTTACCTGCTCTTCAAAAATTTTACAAGGCTACAAGGCGCCTTACAATGCAACTGTAATAAATCGTTTAAAGGACGCAGGTGCAATCCCACTTTGCAGGTGCAATCAGGACGAATTTGCGATGGGTTCTTCGACAGAATATTCTGTTTATGGTCCTACAAGGAATCCTATAAATCGCGACTATGTTTCAGGGGGTTCTTCTGGTGGCTCTTGTGCAGCGGTCAGCGCAAATCAGGCGCTTTTTGCTTTGGGAACAGAAACTGGAGGTTCAGTTCGTTTGCCTGCAAGTTACTGCGGAGTTTACGGTTTTAAACCAACTTACGGAGTTTTAAGCCGCTGGGGCGTAGTCGCTTATGGTTCTTCACTGGACCAGGTGGGAATCGTTGCACACAATCCAAAAGACATTGCAAAATCGCTTTCTGTTATGGCAGGTGTAGATTTTTACGACGACACTTCTAGTGACCTTACAGATTTTCAAAAATTAAGAGATTTAAAAGCACAAGATGTTTCAAAATTAAAGATTGCTGTTCCAAAACAGTTTGAACACGCCAAGGGCATGGATAAAGATGTTGCAAAGGTTTTTGAAGATGTAAAATCGTGGTTTTTATCCAAAGGAGCAAAAATCGAAGTTGTAGACCTTCCGATTTTGGATGCTTCAATCGCTTCATACTATGTAATAGCGCTTTCGGAGGCTGCGTCAAATTTGAGCCGCTTTGATGGAATTCGCTACGGAAACCGCGTGGACGAAGGTGGTGGATACGATAAACTTTACATCGATACTCGCTCACAAGGCTTTGGCGAAGAAGTAAAACGCCGCATAATAATAGGTAATTATGTGCTTTCGGAACAATTTTCTGGCCAAACATACAAAAAAGGAATGAGCGTTCGCGCTCGCATACAGAGAGAAGTTGCAAAACTTTTTGAAAGTTACGATTTAATCCTTTGCCCAACTTGCCCAACACCTTCTTTTAAATTAGGCGAAAAAGTTGACGACCCTCTTGCTATGTATTTGAGCGATTTGTTTACAACTTTTGTAAACCTTGCACGCATACCTTCAATCTCTGTTCCAGCAGGATTCACTTCAAAAGAAAGTTCATCACCTCTTATGCCAGTGGGTATTCAATTTATAGGGAAGATGTTTGATGAATTAAAAGTTTTGCAGACCGCACAGGCCTGGGAAGAAGAGCACAAGGGTTGTGGCGTTCCTGTAAAGGAATAG